A window of the Gossypium hirsutum isolate 1008001.06 chromosome A03, Gossypium_hirsutum_v2.1, whole genome shotgun sequence genome harbors these coding sequences:
- the LOC107908295 gene encoding peroxidase 27 produces the protein MGILQKLLSFLFSQLILVLMVSNHNNAMGLKLGYYHKTCPNAESIISKTTYRFISRAPTLAAPLLRMHFHDCFVRGCDGSVLLNSTKTSISEKDAIPNQSLRGYHVIDAVKSAVEEACSGVVSCADILALVARDSVSMIHGPYWKVPLGRRDGRVSILNEVFAELPAPFANITQLKQMFAAKGLNTKDLAVLSGGHTIGTSHCLGFTNRLYNFTGKGDTDPSMDPNYIVKLKQKCKPRDTTALVEMDPGSFKTFDEAYYTLVAKRRGLFQSDSALLDDPETKAYVILQASTHGSTFAKDFSESMVKMGQVGVLTGNQGEIRKHCALVN, from the exons ATGGGTATCCTCCAAAAGCTTCTCTCGTTTCTCTTTTCTCAGCTGATTCTTGTTCTTATGGTCTCAAACCATAACAATGCAATGGGGTTGAAACTCGGGTATTATCACAAGACCTGCCCTAATGCAGAGTCGATTATCAGTAAAACAACTTATCGATTCATTTCTCGAGCACCAACTCTTGCCGCTCCTTTGCTCAGGATGCATTTCCATGATTGCTTCGTTAGA GGGTGTGATGGTTCAGTGCTTCTAAATTCCACAAAGACTAGCATATCTGAGAAAGATGCAATCCCCAACCAAAGTTTACGAGGATATCATGTGATCGACGCTGTCAAGTCTGCAGTGGAAGAAGCATGCTCTGGTGTGGTTTCCTGCGCTGATATCCTTGCCTTAGTAGCTCGAGATTCGGTTTCAATG ATCCATGGACCCTATTGGAAAGTTCCACTTGGACGAAGAGATGGAAGAGTTTCCATCTTGAATGAGGTCTTCGCAGAGTTGCCTGCTCCTTTTGCCAACATTACACAACTAAAACAAATGTTTGCTGCTAAAGGTCTAAACACCAAAGATCTAGCAGTTCTATCAG GAGGACACACTATTGGAACATCTCATTGCCTAGGATTCACCAACCGTCTCTACAACTTCACTGGCAAAGGTGACACAGACCCATCAATGGATCCAAACTACATAGTTAAACTGAAGCAAAAATGCAAGCCTAGGGACACCACAGCACTGGTGGAGATGGACCCTGGAAGCTTTAAAACCTTCGACGAAGCTTACTACACTCTGGTAGCTAAAAGAAGAGGGCTTTTCCAATCTGATTCAGCCCTTCTCGATGATCCAGAGACCAAAGCTTATGTCATACTTCAAGCTTCCACCCATGGATCTACCTTTGCCAAAGATTTTTCCGAGTCTATGGTGAAGATGGGTCAGGTTGGAGTCCTCACTGGCAATCAAGGTGAAATCAGGAAGCACTGTGCTTTGGTGAACTAA